Proteins found in one Paenibacillus sp. FSL R10-2782 genomic segment:
- a CDS encoding NAD(P)/FAD-dependent oxidoreductase yields the protein MNHYPAIFEPLTIRRMTLKNRIVMPPMGTNFAAMDGSFVQDHIDYYVQRAKGGTGLITVENVCLDFPMGTNGTTQLRMDNDQFIPGLFRLTEALHSYGACVSVQINHAGASAYAGRLNGVQAVSSSNIPSKKGGAIPRPLQKEEIYAIVRKYGEAAGRAQRAGFDCVEIHAGHSYLLSQFLSPMYNKRTDEFGGSAENRTRFARLVIDEIRSVVGPFFPICLRFSAEEFTEGGNTLEDTLELLEYLNDEVDILNVSAALNDSIQFQIDGMNLPDGWRSYMAKAVKDKFGKVTMTSGNIRSPQAAQDILERGDADLLAMGRGLIAEPNWVLKVQNGHEELLRKCISCNIGCADHRISKSKPICCTVNPDLFREAEYRKQHVKNNVQVVVIGGGTAGLEAACTAAEVGCKVTLFEQNPELGGLARDIARLPDKTRINDFPDYLIQRTKQLTNLDIITGTQADLPMITALNPDIIVNATGAKPLLPPIAGLHDQLGKLGTKVFSIFDLLHNMESFQEFEGKRIAVVGGGAVGLDVVEYYAERGAQEVSIIEMMPLLGKDLDMITRISMMKMVEEREVNVHTETALTEVCSDRFKVKHGEQEFEIPFDLGFVCLGMRSFSPLMDSLLDYGREHQVEVVNIGDSKQARRIIDGTREGRNILHIIQRVDEFKNEFSYSY from the coding sequence ATGAACCACTATCCTGCTATTTTTGAACCTCTGACAATACGTCGCATGACGTTAAAAAACCGGATTGTTATGCCACCGATGGGCACTAATTTTGCGGCTATGGACGGAAGCTTTGTTCAGGATCATATTGACTATTATGTGCAACGGGCCAAAGGTGGTACCGGCCTGATAACCGTAGAAAATGTTTGTCTGGATTTCCCAATGGGTACGAACGGAACAACCCAGTTGCGTATGGATAATGATCAGTTTATTCCCGGATTGTTTAGATTAACAGAAGCCCTGCACTCTTATGGAGCTTGCGTCTCTGTCCAAATTAACCACGCAGGTGCTTCCGCTTATGCTGGGCGATTGAATGGAGTTCAGGCTGTATCTTCTTCGAATATTCCTTCTAAAAAGGGTGGAGCGATTCCAAGACCTTTGCAAAAAGAAGAAATTTACGCCATTGTACGCAAATACGGAGAGGCAGCGGGAAGAGCCCAACGGGCCGGATTTGACTGCGTGGAAATACATGCGGGTCATTCCTACTTGCTGAGTCAGTTCCTGTCCCCCATGTATAATAAACGTACGGATGAATTTGGTGGCAGCGCAGAAAACCGCACACGGTTTGCCAGATTGGTGATTGATGAAATTCGTTCGGTAGTTGGCCCATTTTTCCCGATCTGCTTACGCTTTAGTGCGGAAGAGTTCACAGAAGGCGGTAACACACTGGAGGATACATTGGAATTGCTGGAATATTTGAATGATGAGGTAGATATTCTGAACGTGTCTGCTGCTCTGAATGATTCCATTCAGTTCCAGATTGATGGGATGAACCTGCCGGATGGCTGGCGATCTTATATGGCCAAAGCGGTAAAAGACAAATTCGGTAAGGTCACCATGACCTCAGGTAATATTCGGAGCCCGCAGGCTGCCCAGGATATTTTAGAGAGAGGAGACGCTGATCTTCTGGCGATGGGTAGAGGACTGATCGCAGAACCGAACTGGGTACTTAAAGTGCAGAATGGCCATGAAGAATTGCTTAGAAAATGTATTTCCTGCAACATCGGCTGTGCCGATCACCGTATTTCCAAGAGCAAACCGATTTGCTGTACGGTAAATCCTGACCTGTTCAGAGAAGCTGAATACCGGAAACAACACGTTAAGAATAACGTTCAAGTTGTTGTGATTGGTGGGGGTACCGCAGGGCTAGAAGCGGCATGTACAGCGGCAGAAGTAGGCTGCAAAGTAACCCTATTTGAACAAAATCCAGAATTGGGTGGCTTGGCTCGCGATATTGCACGATTGCCGGACAAAACGCGTATTAATGATTTCCCGGATTATCTGATTCAACGCACCAAACAACTGACCAATCTGGATATTATTACAGGAACTCAAGCAGATCTGCCGATGATTACGGCTTTAAATCCCGATATTATTGTCAATGCAACGGGTGCCAAACCCCTGCTTCCGCCCATTGCGGGCTTGCATGACCAACTGGGTAAACTGGGTACCAAAGTATTCTCTATCTTTGATCTTTTGCACAATATGGAGAGCTTCCAAGAGTTTGAAGGGAAACGTATTGCTGTAGTAGGTGGCGGAGCCGTGGGATTGGACGTTGTCGAATATTATGCAGAGCGTGGCGCTCAAGAGGTTTCCATTATTGAAATGATGCCGTTACTGGGCAAAGACCTTGATATGATTACCCGTATTTCCATGATGAAAATGGTTGAGGAGCGGGAAGTGAACGTTCATACGGAAACTGCTTTGACAGAAGTATGCAGCGACCGTTTCAAAGTAAAACACGGAGAACAGGAGTTTGAGATTCCTTTTGATCTCGGTTTCGTATGCTTGGGAATGCGCTCATTCAGTCCGCTTATGGACAGCTTGCTCGATTACGGTAGGGAACATCAAGTGGAAGTCGTGAATATCGGGGACAGTAAACAAGCTCGTCGTATTATTGATGGTACTCGTGAAGGCCGGAATATTCTGCATATCATCCAACGGGTGGATGAATTCAAAAATGAGTTTTCTTATTCTTACTAA
- a CDS encoding DUF3817 domain-containing protein, translating to MFKNAFKTFGVIGNIEAISYLLLVCIAMPLKYAAGMPQMVRWVGMIHGILFVTYVVAIVVMLILRKLSVLQGLVALIASLLPFGPFIFDRKVLKKAEVRDNGATPVKAT from the coding sequence ATGTTCAAAAATGCTTTTAAGACGTTTGGCGTCATTGGTAATATTGAAGCGATTTCATATCTGCTGCTCGTATGTATCGCTATGCCGCTTAAATACGCAGCCGGGATGCCGCAAATGGTAAGATGGGTCGGTATGATCCATGGTATACTGTTCGTGACTTATGTAGTTGCGATTGTGGTCATGCTGATTTTGCGAAAGCTTTCGGTACTGCAAGGGCTTGTAGCCCTGATTGCCTCATTGCTGCCCTTCGGGCCTTTCATTTTTGACCGTAAGGTACTGAAGAAAGCCGAAGTACGCGATAACGGTGCTACTCCAGTAAAAGCTACATAG
- a CDS encoding YolD-like family protein, translating into MAKAKVAKRPTRDEFVLEEIGNQLAEAQQEQSEVVLTVWGRQETTRGQIVKMDPRTGRVHVESNGETDKVPFMDIMSVNYPRD; encoded by the coding sequence GTGGCAAAGGCGAAGGTGGCCAAACGTCCTACCCGGGATGAATTTGTGCTGGAGGAAATCGGGAACCAGCTTGCAGAAGCGCAGCAAGAGCAGTCCGAGGTTGTGTTGACCGTATGGGGGCGTCAGGAGACAACCCGTGGGCAGATCGTTAAAATGGATCCGAGAACGGGTAGAGTGCATGTAGAAAGTAATGGTGAAACGGACAAAGTTCCTTTTATGGATATCATGAGTGTGAATTACCCAAGAGATTAA
- a CDS encoding TetR/AcrR family transcriptional regulator, whose translation MAAKSESYENIVQTASKLFFHQGYHATGLNQILAESGSPKGSLYYYFPRGKEELALECIRRGNEFIKKKLKETLSGKEDPVLAIQDFIRNTAEEADQTNFKGFMPIGFWAAAETSCISESLRRACVSTFTDWQHIYMEHLQTAGWTEEKAHSLAVLIISMLEGALILTLTQQSSAPIYNVANYIPQLIK comes from the coding sequence ATGGCTGCTAAATCCGAATCATATGAAAATATTGTACAAACTGCTTCGAAGCTCTTTTTTCATCAGGGCTATCATGCTACCGGACTCAATCAGATTCTTGCGGAGAGTGGGTCACCGAAAGGCTCGCTTTATTATTATTTTCCACGTGGCAAAGAGGAATTAGCTTTGGAGTGCATCAGAAGAGGGAATGAGTTTATTAAGAAAAAGTTGAAAGAAACGCTATCAGGGAAAGAGGATCCTGTGCTCGCTATACAGGATTTCATCCGTAATACAGCTGAGGAAGCGGACCAAACGAACTTTAAAGGCTTTATGCCTATTGGATTTTGGGCTGCTGCGGAAACATCCTGCATCAGCGAATCGTTGCGGCGCGCCTGCGTGAGTACGTTTACAGATTGGCAACATATCTATATGGAGCATCTTCAAACAGCGGGATGGACTGAGGAAAAGGCACATAGTCTGGCGGTACTTATTATTTCCATGCTGGAAGGCGCCTTAATTCTGACCCTTACTCAGCAGAGCAGCGCACCTATTTATAATGTAGCGAATTACATTCCACAGCTGATAAAATAA
- a CDS encoding DHA2 family efflux MFS transporter permease subunit, which translates to MSQTSPPSDPKTFKVLPIMIALLLSGFIGMFSETALNIALNDLMQILHITTATAQWLTTAFLLTLGILVPVSGLLLQTFTTRQLFVTSLLFSIAGCLVAALAPSFTVLLIARILQAVGTALLLPLMFNTILIIFPAEKRGAAMGIIGLVIMFAPAVGPTIAGLVLQNLSWHWIFWISLPFLILSLICGILFMQNVSEITKPKIDIPSILLSSIGFGGVVFGFSKSGEGGEGWASPVVLLPLIIGFVSLILFSVRQLKMKQPMLNLRVFKYPMFVIGVVMVFLCMMTILSTMLILPLFLQKGLALSALSAGLVLLPGGIINGLLSPIMGSLFDKFGPKWLVIPGLVIVAAVLFFLSGITTTSAIVLIIVLHSCLMIGISMIMMPAQTNGLNQLPMDLYPDGTAIMSTLQQVAGAIGTAVAVSILSKGMESYLSQSSMPKSVEELANAMAFGSQNSFFFAMIVSVIGLILAFFIRRVHVEKGAAQAPMH; encoded by the coding sequence ATGAGTCAAACAAGCCCTCCGTCTGATCCCAAGACGTTCAAGGTGCTGCCTATTATGATTGCCCTGCTGCTTAGCGGCTTTATCGGAATGTTCAGTGAAACGGCGTTGAACATTGCGCTGAATGATTTGATGCAGATTTTGCACATTACAACAGCAACAGCCCAATGGTTGACCACGGCCTTTCTGCTGACACTCGGTATTTTGGTACCTGTATCGGGTTTGCTGCTTCAAACCTTTACGACAAGACAGCTTTTCGTCACATCACTGCTGTTCTCTATTGCAGGCTGTCTCGTTGCTGCGTTAGCACCAAGCTTTACGGTACTATTGATCGCACGCATTCTTCAAGCCGTCGGTACGGCGCTCTTATTGCCGTTGATGTTTAATACGATCTTGATCATTTTCCCGGCTGAAAAGAGAGGTGCAGCTATGGGAATCATCGGATTGGTTATTATGTTTGCTCCTGCGGTTGGACCTACTATTGCGGGTCTGGTGTTGCAAAATCTATCCTGGCACTGGATTTTCTGGATTTCCCTTCCGTTTCTGATTCTTTCGCTGATTTGCGGTATCCTGTTTATGCAAAATGTTTCAGAGATTACAAAGCCGAAAATTGACATTCCATCTATCTTGTTATCTTCCATTGGCTTCGGTGGTGTTGTGTTTGGTTTCAGTAAATCAGGAGAAGGCGGCGAAGGCTGGGCTAGCCCGGTTGTTTTGCTCCCTCTGATTATCGGATTTGTATCTTTGATTCTATTCTCTGTACGTCAGTTAAAAATGAAGCAGCCTATGCTGAATTTGCGCGTCTTTAAATATCCGATGTTTGTTATCGGCGTTGTGATGGTCTTCCTGTGTATGATGACGATCCTTTCTACAATGCTGATTCTCCCACTCTTTTTGCAAAAAGGGCTGGCCCTGTCCGCGCTGTCCGCAGGATTGGTGCTTCTGCCCGGCGGAATTATCAATGGTCTGTTGTCACCCATCATGGGTTCCCTGTTCGATAAATTCGGTCCCAAATGGCTCGTTATTCCGGGACTTGTGATCGTTGCCGCTGTCTTGTTTTTCCTATCCGGCATTACGACGACATCAGCTATCGTACTCATTATTGTGCTGCATAGCTGCCTTATGATCGGCATTTCTATGATCATGATGCCTGCTCAGACGAACGGTCTGAATCAGTTGCCGATGGATCTGTACCCGGACGGTACAGCCATTATGAGTACGCTCCAGCAAGTTGCCGGTGCAATCGGTACAGCCGTGGCGGTTAGCATTCTCTCCAAGGGCATGGAAAGCTATTTGAGCCAATCCAGCATGCCGAAATCTGTAGAAGAATTGGCGAATGCTATGGCGTTTGGATCACAGAATTCTTTCTTCTTTGCCATGATCGTTAGTGTAATTGGATTAATTCTTGCGTTCTTCATTCGCAGAGTTCATGTAGAAAAAGGGGCTGCTCAAGCTCCCATGCATTAA
- a CDS encoding helix-turn-helix domain-containing protein, protein MMRADARKNYNHLLAVARDVVAEHGVDASMRDIARRADVGLATLLRHFPTREALFEALLRTNLEALTQKAGELETSKPPDEALVSWVREQVAFVQSYSGVVALMASAHADPDSALYATCAAVHSAGERLLLRAQTEGTARADMNGDDLFALISALGWLVGQPSFAPRTDHLFNVITSAIYATGK, encoded by the coding sequence ATGATGCGAGCCGACGCCAGAAAAAATTACAATCATCTACTTGCAGTCGCGCGTGACGTCGTCGCCGAGCATGGTGTTGATGCGTCCATGCGAGATATCGCCCGCCGGGCCGACGTCGGGTTGGCCACATTGCTTCGTCATTTCCCGACGCGGGAAGCCTTGTTCGAAGCGTTGCTGCGTACGAATCTGGAGGCACTGACGCAGAAGGCAGGCGAACTCGAAACGTCGAAACCACCTGACGAAGCGCTCGTGTCCTGGGTTCGCGAACAGGTGGCTTTCGTCCAAAGCTATAGCGGCGTTGTCGCCTTGATGGCGAGCGCCCACGCGGACCCGGACTCCGCGCTTTACGCTACATGCGCAGCGGTGCACTCAGCAGGCGAGCGACTATTGCTCCGAGCTCAGACCGAGGGAACGGCTCGCGCCGATATGAATGGGGACGACTTGTTCGCCCTGATATCGGCGCTCGGTTGGCTTGTCGGCCAACCTTCATTCGCGCCACGGACCGATCATCTCTTCAATGTTATCACGAGCGCCATCTATGCTACCGGAAAATAG
- a CDS encoding NADPH-dependent F420 reductase codes for MSYAIIGFGKIGQALAKAFARSGIEVSVATTRDPESFASAAAAIGPEIIPQKLADAVKADIIFLAVRFESHPDVAKALPTWQGKTIVDVTNAYGVPPEELGGQPSSKFVAQAFTGGRLVKGFNHLVAAVLDQDPAVHGGRRVVFLASDDDGAAAEIGALAENLGFAPIKLGGLSEGGLLVQARGNSWGQLIFKDLVKLD; via the coding sequence ATGAGCTACGCAATTATTGGCTTCGGCAAGATCGGCCAGGCTCTTGCTAAGGCGTTTGCCCGAAGCGGCATCGAAGTATCCGTTGCAACCACTCGCGACCCGGAAAGCTTTGCATCCGCTGCGGCCGCGATCGGACCAGAGATCATTCCCCAAAAATTGGCGGACGCCGTCAAGGCGGACATCATCTTTTTGGCTGTCCGTTTCGAGTCGCACCCGGATGTCGCGAAGGCGCTCCCTACCTGGCAGGGGAAGACCATCGTCGATGTGACCAATGCCTACGGTGTGCCCCCTGAGGAACTGGGAGGACAGCCTTCTTCCAAGTTCGTCGCGCAGGCCTTCACTGGTGGACGATTGGTCAAGGGCTTCAACCATTTGGTGGCTGCCGTCCTTGACCAAGATCCGGCCGTTCATGGTGGCAGGAGAGTCGTGTTCCTGGCGAGCGACGATGACGGCGCAGCAGCGGAGATTGGTGCGCTTGCGGAAAATCTCGGTTTCGCGCCGATCAAACTTGGCGGGCTTTCGGAAGGCGGACTGCTTGTGCAGGCGCGCGGGAATAGCTGGGGTCAACTGATCTTTAAGGATTTGGTCAAGCTCGACTGA
- a CDS encoding SDR family oxidoreductase, with the protein MGKLEGKVAVITGGATGIGRAAAKRFIEEGAFVFIFGRRQEALDAAVADLGPNARAVKGSVSDLADLDRLYAAVKSERGTLDIVFANAGAGSQLPLGEITAEHIDEIFDTNVKGSILTVQKALPLMGQGGSIILTGSSAGTTGAPAMSAYSASKAAVRNLARTWAEDLKGTGIRVNVLSPGATATELAKESLGEEGQKVFASMTPLQRMADPAEIGAVAAFLASSDSSFMTASEVAVDGGLAQI; encoded by the coding sequence ATGGGAAAGCTTGAAGGTAAGGTTGCAGTCATCACGGGGGGCGCTACCGGCATCGGCCGCGCCGCAGCAAAGCGATTCATCGAGGAGGGCGCCTTCGTCTTCATCTTCGGCCGCAGGCAGGAAGCGCTCGACGCCGCTGTGGCCGACCTTGGGCCCAATGCCCGCGCGGTGAAGGGCTCGGTCTCCGATCTGGCCGACCTCGACCGACTCTACGCGGCGGTGAAGTCCGAGCGCGGAACTCTCGACATCGTCTTCGCCAATGCCGGGGCGGGAAGCCAGCTTCCGCTCGGCGAGATCACCGCTGAGCACATTGACGAAATCTTCGACACCAATGTGAAGGGTTCGATCCTCACGGTCCAGAAGGCGCTACCGCTGATGGGCCAGGGCGGTTCGATCATCCTAACGGGATCGAGCGCTGGCACCACGGGCGCCCCGGCAATGAGCGCCTACAGCGCGAGTAAGGCGGCAGTGCGCAACCTCGCGCGGACCTGGGCGGAGGACCTGAAGGGCACCGGCATCCGGGTAAACGTGCTGTCGCCCGGAGCGACGGCAACCGAGCTCGCGAAGGAATCGCTAGGCGAGGAGGGCCAAAAAGTCTTCGCCTCGATGACTCCGCTCCAGCGTATGGCTGATCCGGCGGAGATTGGGGCGGTGGCCGCCTTTCTCGCATCATCGGACAGCAGCTTCATGACCGCCAGCGAGGTCGCCGTCGACGGCGGTCTAGCGCAAATCTGA
- a CDS encoding metal-sensing transcriptional repressor: MVNRLARIEGHVKAVKKMTNEGRDCSEVLLQIAAVQKALDNAAKLLLKDHLESCVVDAVHHGNQEKVLSDLNKALDNYIR, from the coding sequence ATCGTTAACCGATTAGCAAGAATCGAAGGTCATGTGAAAGCTGTAAAGAAGATGACAAATGAAGGCCGTGATTGTTCAGAAGTTTTACTACAAATCGCCGCAGTGCAGAAAGCATTAGACAATGCGGCCAAACTTCTCCTCAAGGATCACTTGGAGAGTTGTGTTGTGGACGCTGTACACCACGGAAATCAAGAAAAGGTACTGTCCGATCTAAATAAAGCATTAGATAATTACATTCGATAG
- a CDS encoding DUF4158 domain-containing protein, with amino-acid sequence MKRNWELDELIEHFTILPNEMKLIENKTGETRIGFAVLLKFFQNEARFPTHKYEVPKAVISYIAKQIFSEPELYAKYDWTGRSITYHRTQIREFFGFREDTIEDAEEMTEWL; translated from the coding sequence ATGAAGCGAAATTGGGAACTAGACGAATTAATCGAGCATTTTACGATCCTACCGAACGAAATGAAGTTGATCGAGAACAAAACCGGGGAAACCAGGATTGGGTTTGCCGTACTCCTCAAGTTCTTTCAAAATGAAGCCCGTTTCCCAACCCATAAGTACGAAGTTCCGAAAGCAGTGATCTCGTACATTGCAAAACAAATCTTCTCTGAGCCGGAATTATATGCTAAGTACGATTGGACTGGTCGTTCGATCACTTACCACCGAACGCAGATCCGGGAGTTCTTCGGGTTCCGCGAGGATACGATCGAGGATGCAGAGGAAATGACAGAATGGCTATAA
- a CDS encoding MATE family efflux transporter yields MLPSHRAYLALAIPLIISTITTPLLGAVDTAVIGHLSHSAYLGGVAVGTLIFNTLYWLFGFLRVSTSAFTAQAAGAKNNDQGIAALMRPMGIALVIGALFILLQKPILLASLKLIHPAADVAAQASIYFNIRIWGAPLTLVNYVLLGWLMGLSRVKATLLLQISMNVINMVLAIVFTQIMQWDVAGVAGATLIAEVFACVLGFVLVLRSSVWKAWKRSGQRDWRGWFGASELKNVMATNLDLMIRTACLLTMFNLFTSRSAGFGTDQLAANAILLQIHYLMAYFFDGFANASSIMTGQARGARDQKMLQRVIHLSWFWTLVTSVLTGGLYFALKEPLIRLFTDNTTVISLTGPYNGWLVAFPLAAGLGLVFYGVFTGMTVTYPIRNSMLISLVFFLISLFWCVPHYGNHGLWLSFIVFALGRSLFLVIYLPRLQRI; encoded by the coding sequence ATGTTGCCTTCCCACCGAGCCTATCTTGCTTTAGCCATTCCTTTAATTATCTCAACGATTACGACCCCGCTACTCGGTGCGGTAGATACTGCGGTAATCGGTCATTTGAGCCATTCTGCCTATTTGGGCGGTGTGGCAGTGGGTACTCTTATTTTCAATACTTTATATTGGCTGTTTGGCTTTCTGCGCGTTAGCACATCAGCTTTTACCGCACAGGCAGCCGGGGCTAAAAATAACGACCAGGGTATAGCTGCCCTCATGCGTCCGATGGGGATTGCTTTGGTGATCGGGGCCTTGTTCATACTGCTGCAAAAGCCGATTCTGCTCGCTTCTCTCAAGCTTATTCATCCTGCTGCGGATGTGGCGGCGCAGGCATCAATCTATTTTAACATTCGTATTTGGGGAGCGCCCCTCACACTGGTGAACTATGTACTGCTCGGCTGGCTAATGGGATTGTCTCGCGTAAAGGCGACACTGCTTTTGCAAATTTCCATGAATGTCATCAATATGGTGCTGGCTATTGTATTCACACAAATCATGCAATGGGATGTAGCAGGTGTGGCTGGTGCTACTCTGATTGCTGAGGTCTTCGCATGTGTGCTGGGTTTTGTGCTAGTGCTTCGTTCGTCGGTCTGGAAAGCATGGAAGCGCAGCGGACAGCGGGATTGGCGGGGGTGGTTTGGAGCTTCGGAGCTGAAAAACGTCATGGCAACGAACCTTGACCTTATGATTCGCACGGCTTGTCTGCTGACGATGTTTAATCTGTTTACATCGCGCAGTGCAGGCTTTGGAACCGATCAGCTTGCGGCCAACGCTATTTTGCTGCAAATCCACTACCTTATGGCTTACTTTTTTGACGGATTTGCCAACGCCAGCAGTATCATGACAGGTCAGGCTCGGGGTGCAAGGGATCAAAAAATGCTGCAAAGGGTTATTCATCTGTCCTGGTTCTGGACGCTTGTAACCAGCGTGCTGACGGGTGGGCTGTATTTTGCATTGAAGGAGCCGCTTATCCGTCTGTTTACCGATAACACTACCGTGATCAGCCTTACGGGTCCATATAACGGTTGGCTAGTCGCCTTTCCACTGGCCGCCGGACTGGGACTGGTCTTCTACGGTGTATTTACAGGCATGACGGTGACGTACCCGATCCGTAATTCCATGCTCATTTCATTGGTCTTCTTTCTGATCTCGCTGTTCTGGTGCGTTCCACACTATGGGAATCATGGGCTTTGGCTCTCGTTCATCGTATTTGCTTTAGGGCGGTCGCTGTTTCTTGTGATCTATTTGCCTCGGTTGCAGAGGATATAG
- the katA gene encoding catalase KatA translates to MSKQPTNLTTSWGAPVGDNQNSITAGSRGPTLIQDVHLLEKLAHFNRERVPERVVHAKGAGAHGYFEVTNDLSAYTKASFLSEVGKRTPMFIRFSTVAGEQGSSDTVRDPRGFAVKFYTEEGNYDLVGNNTPVFFIRDAIKFPDFIHTQKRHPQTHLKNPNAVWDFWSLSPESLHQISILMSDRGIPATLRHMHGFGSHTFKWVNAEGQAVWVKYHFKTEQGVQNLDVDLAAKIAGENPDYHTEDLFNAIDKGDFPAWRLHVQIMPVEDADTYRFDPFDVTKVWSQKDYPLIEVGRMVLNRNPENYFAEVEQATFSPGSFVPGIEASPDKMLQGRLFAYGDAHRYRVGANHNSLPINRPHAEVHNYQRDGALRSDDNGGGSVYYEPNSLGGPKESPAHKISPFEVSGEAQSVAYDHHDHYTQPGDLYRLLSEEERARLVQNIVGAMKPVESDEIKLRQIGHFYKADPDYGRRVAEGLGLTVPKGE, encoded by the coding sequence ATGAGTAAACAACCAACCAACCTGACTACCAGCTGGGGCGCTCCTGTCGGTGATAATCAAAATTCCATAACGGCTGGATCACGCGGGCCTACATTGATTCAGGATGTGCATCTGCTGGAAAAGCTCGCGCATTTTAACCGGGAACGTGTGCCGGAGCGCGTGGTTCATGCCAAGGGCGCAGGGGCGCACGGATATTTTGAAGTCACTAATGATTTATCTGCCTATACAAAAGCAAGCTTTTTATCTGAGGTGGGCAAGCGCACACCGATGTTTATCCGTTTTTCTACGGTTGCCGGTGAGCAAGGCTCGTCCGATACGGTACGCGACCCGCGTGGTTTTGCAGTGAAGTTTTATACCGAGGAAGGCAATTACGATCTTGTAGGCAACAACACACCCGTATTTTTCATCCGAGATGCGATCAAATTTCCAGACTTTATTCATACGCAAAAACGTCACCCTCAAACTCATCTGAAAAACCCTAATGCCGTTTGGGATTTCTGGTCCTTATCTCCTGAATCGCTGCATCAAATAAGTATTCTGATGTCCGATCGCGGCATTCCCGCTACACTCAGACATATGCATGGATTCGGTAGCCACACGTTCAAATGGGTCAATGCCGAAGGGCAGGCGGTATGGGTGAAATATCATTTTAAAACAGAGCAAGGCGTACAAAATCTCGATGTAGATCTGGCTGCCAAAATTGCCGGTGAAAACCCGGATTATCATACCGAAGATCTGTTTAATGCCATTGACAAGGGTGATTTTCCTGCATGGAGGCTTCATGTGCAAATTATGCCTGTGGAGGATGCGGACACATACCGCTTTGATCCATTTGATGTGACGAAGGTATGGTCGCAAAAGGATTATCCGCTGATCGAGGTGGGACGCATGGTATTGAATCGTAATCCCGAGAACTATTTTGCAGAAGTAGAGCAGGCAACGTTCTCTCCGGGTTCGTTCGTTCCCGGTATTGAAGCATCTCCTGATAAAATGCTGCAAGGGCGCCTGTTTGCCTATGGAGATGCGCATCGCTACCGTGTAGGCGCAAACCACAATTCACTGCCGATCAACCGACCACATGCAGAAGTACACAACTATCAACGTGATGGTGCATTGCGTAGTGACGATAATGGTGGAGGATCGGTCTATTACGAGCCCAACAGCCTCGGTGGACCCAAAGAGTCACCAGCACACAAAATCTCTCCTTTTGAAGTATCAGGTGAAGCTCAAAGTGTAGCTTATGACCATCATGACCATTACACTCAACCGGGTGACCTGTACCGTCTGCTCAGCGAAGAAGAGCGTGCGCGTCTGGTACAAAATATCGTGGGTGCGATGAAGCCGGTGGAAAGTGATGAAATCAAGCTGCGTCAGATTGGACATTTCTATAAGGCTGATCCTGATTACGGCCGCCGTGTAGCCGAAGGTTTGGGCTTGACTGTTCCTAAGGGCGAATAA
- the cysC gene encoding adenylyl-sulfate kinase: MNPNPNVTWHASDVDKQARQLLNGHKSPVLWFTGLSGSGKSTVSSTLEKALFARGIHTFILDGDNVRHGLNRNLGFLPADRKENIRRIAEVAKLMSHAGVLTICATISPYREDREMVKDILQQEGCYEIYIQCSLEECERRDPKGMYKKARAGEIRHFTGIDAPYEAPLEPELIVSTEGREITQSVQDILDFLDREQLLL; this comes from the coding sequence ATGAATCCAAATCCAAACGTCACCTGGCATGCGTCAGACGTTGACAAGCAAGCGCGCCAGCTTCTGAATGGGCATAAAAGTCCAGTACTTTGGTTTACGGGACTGTCTGGCTCGGGGAAATCAACGGTATCCTCCACACTGGAAAAAGCACTATTTGCACGAGGCATACACACGTTTATTTTGGATGGGGATAATGTTCGGCATGGTTTAAATCGCAATCTGGGTTTCCTGCCCGCTGACCGCAAAGAAAACATCCGTCGTATTGCTGAAGTAGCGAAGCTGATGTCACATGCGGGGGTGTTGACGATTTGCGCTACGATCTCTCCTTATCGTGAGGATCGGGAAATGGTCAAGGATATCTTGCAGCAGGAAGGCTGTTATGAAATTTATATCCAGTGCAGTCTGGAGGAATGCGAGCGACGTGATCCCAAAGGCATGTACAAGAAGGCAAGAGCCGGAGAAATACGCCATTTTACCGGTATTGATGCGCCTTATGAAGCACCTTTGGAGCCTGAACTCATCGTATCCACTGAAGGCCGGGAGATTACCCAGTCGGTTCAGGATATACTGGATTTTCTCGACAGAGAGCAGCTGCTGCTCTAA